The following are from one region of the Salminus brasiliensis chromosome 14, fSalBra1.hap2, whole genome shotgun sequence genome:
- the LOC140576710 gene encoding uncharacterized protein, which produces MQARASPRSDTVASSMFSCNVTAIKDWSFFLSQILPLVNKSMGLVHRGMEKAEAVTSSVMATALEPDLGGMGASRPPLNSNHTSGMEHVFRYSYSEDDLLYTDYRTPPRDSIPLPKAVLYLLMVALVVVVVAYAIVGHLVKDLVHEFVEWVFGPRSANRRSKSEVSCITGSGNEMRELHRAVATNYVTHNHSNCLSTLKPEELVVTIDETSHLPNEAYSGT; this is translated from the exons ATGCAGGCCCGGGCGTCTCCGAGGAGCGACACGGTAGCGTCCAGCATGTTCTCATGCAACGTCACGGCCATCAAAGACTGGAGCTTCTTCCTGTCGCAGATCCTGCCGCTGGTGAACAAGTCTATGGGCCTGGTCCACCGGGGCATGGAGAAAGCGGAGGCGGTGACCAGCAGCGTCATGGCGACGGCCCTGGAGCCCGACCTGGGCGGGATGGGCGCTAGCCGGCCTCCGCTCAACTCCAACCACACGTCTGGCATGGAGCATGTGTTCCGTTACTCGTACTCGGAGGACGACCTGCTGTACACGGATTACAGGACGCCGCCCAGGGACTCCATTCCGCTCCCCAAAGCCGTGCTCTACCTGCTGATGGTGgcactggtggtggtggtggtggcgtaCGCCATTGTCGGTCATCTGGTGAAGGACCTGGTGCACGAGTTTGTTG AGTGGGTGTTTGGGCCCCGATCGGCGAATCGCAGGAGCAAAAGCGAGGTCAGCTGCATCACCGGCAGCGGCAACGAGATGAGGGAGCTCCATCGCGCCGTGGCAACAAACTACGTTACCCACAACCACTCCAACTGCCTCAGCACCTTGAAGCCTGAGGAGCTGGTGGTCACAATTGATGAAACCTCACATCTTCCTAACGAGGCCTACAGCGGGACCTAA